A window of Chaetodon auriga isolate fChaAug3 chromosome 2, fChaAug3.hap1, whole genome shotgun sequence contains these coding sequences:
- the LOC143338945 gene encoding PAK4-inhibitor inka2-like: MLCLGDSADCLRDQMQYMMRSLQDLKQISRPRPLSEPCVRSFAVTRLCKQRAQQERLTRLRVSDASEASTYDSACCLASPMEEEEEQQEHERLTQGSPSSEKSLDLDSGYSEASWQDEGVVLRRTRNVRVSSSACLRTNRGPSGRIRPKSTSDACLERWTSFEGGDPEDWTTLLLSRSRNRQPLVLGDNSFADLIKNWMDLPESPEPAELKPSAGRRLAKDILVNMRRRLAGMSKGVEARPRPADSTRVSRAAEASKRMSCPVGLQGLKPFFHQSHTGLHQLDTDFYQFTALMKTGSRQPIICNDIIGYI; this comes from the exons ATG CTGTGTTTAGGAGATTCTGCTGACTGCCTCCGGGACCAAATGCAGTACATGATGAGATCCCTGCAGGACCTGAAGCAGATAAGCAGGCCGAGGCCACTGAGTGAACCATGTGTTCGGTCCTTTGCTGTAACACGACTCTGCAAACAAAGGGCCCAGCAAGAGCGACTCACTCGTCTGCGTGTTTCTGACGCCAGTGAAGCCAGCACATACGACTCTGCCTGCTGCCTGGCCAGCCCcatggaagaagaggaagagcagcaggagcacGAGCGGTTGACACAAGGCTCCCCAAGCAGCGAAAAGAGTCTGGACTTGGACTCGGGTTACTCTGAGGCTTCGTGGCAGGATGAAGGTGTGGTGCTGAGAAGGACCAGAAACGTGCGGGTGTCCTCTTCTGCCTGCCTCCGCACAAACAGAGGACCTTCTGGCCGAATCCGGCCCAAATCAACCTCGGACGCTTGTCTGGAGCGCTGGACCTCGTTTGAGGGCGGTGACCCAGAGGACTGGACGACATTGCTGCTGAGCCGCAGTAGGAACAGACAGCCCCTGGTTCTGGGGGACAACAGCTTTGCTGACCTAATAAAGAACTGGATGGACCTACCAGAGAGTCCAGAGCCAGCAGAACTGAAGCCCAGTGCGGGCCGCCGCCTTGCCAAAGACATTTTGGTCAACATGCGGCGCAGACTTGCAGGGATGTCTAAAGGCGTGGAGGCGAGGCCGAGGCCAGCTGACTCCACAAGGGTCAGCAGGGCTGCAGAGGCTTCCAAGCGGATGTCCTGTCCTGTGGGTCTGCAGGGTCTCAAACCTTTCTTTCACCAGTCCCACACAGGCCTTCATCAACTGGACACTGACTTCTACCAGTTCACTGCTCTCATGAAAACAGGCAGCCGACAGCCCATCATATGCAATGACATTATTGGATACATTTAA